Genomic DNA from Sphingobium sp. WTD-1:
AGCACTTCCGCCATCGGCCGGGGTCCGAACAGATAGCGGGCCAGCGTCTCGCGGTCCGCCTTCACTTCATGGGCCAGCTTCTCATAGTCGGCGAGCGCCAGGATGAAATTTGCGATCGCATCGATATCCGTCGATTGCGCGTCCCTGATGATGACCTTGCTCATGCCGCTCCCGCTTCCACATGGGCGATATCCGCCCGTTTCGTGCGCGCGGCGATAAGGCAGCCGGCGACGATCAACAAGGCACCGGCAAGAGTGGTGAGCGTCAGCTGCTCGCCAAAGGCCAGCCAGCCGAAGATCGCGGCCCAGACGAAGGCGGTATATTCGACCGGGATCAGCCGCTGGGCCTCTGCACGCGCATAGGCCCAGGCGAGCGCGGCGAGAGAGGTGAAGGCCAGAACGGCAGCCAACAGCACCAGCGGCACCGCCGTTCCGGTCGGTACGATCGCCCAGGCCGGCGCGCCGATCGCGAACACGCCCAGCATGACCAGATGCTGGAAGAAGGCGACCTCGATCGGCGAGGCAAGCTGGGCCTGCTGGCGCTGGAGGATCAGGTTCCAGGCGAACAGCATCGCCGAGAGCAGCACCGCGCCGGCGCCCATCAGCGCGTCGCCATCATAGTCGCCGCGCATCCGCCCCGACAGGATGATGCCCACCCCGACCAGACCAAGCAGCGAGGCGCCGATCGCCTGCCGACCGATCCGTTCCTTGAGCAGCAGCGCTGCCAAATAGAGCGCGATCAGCGGCGCGATGAAGGAGAGGGCGATGGCTTCGGCGAGCGGCAGACGCATGATCGCCCAGAAGAAGAAGCTGGCCATCAGCGCGACCACCACACCGCGCAGCAGATGCAGGCGCAGCACGGAGCGGTTGGGCCAGCGCTGGCGGGTGGCGAGCATCAGCACCAGCCCCAGCAGGCTGCCGGTAATCGCGCGCCAGAGCAGCGCGTTATAAAGGCCGATCGAGAGGCTGAGCCCCTTCATCGCCGCGTCCATCACCGAAAAGAGCGCGACGCCAAGGCAGCAGATGAGGAAGGGCAGCAGCACGGACGGGCTGCGGGGAGAAGAAAGCGGACGATCCATCGATGGATAACGGGATCAATCGCGACCGGGGCCGACGATCCTGCCGATATGCAATTCGTCGATATGAAGCCGGGTAATCTGCGCCTTGCCGATGCGCAGCCGACCGATGGCCAAGGCGCCAACCGCTATTGCCCCCAATGCGATCGCGCCCAGGGCCAATGTCCCAAGGACGGACGCGCCGACCGCCTGCGCACCCGTGGCGCTTGCGCCATGGGCGATGGCGGACCGGTCGGCGCTGTCCGTCATTCGGCTGCCTGGACCTGTCCCGCGTCGCTCGCCGCCGCCTCGATCTCGGCCGCCTTGGCCTCGACCAGCCTGACGATATGGTCGACCATGTCGGCGTCCTGGATCGTGTGATCGGTGACGCCCGACAGATAGACCATGTGCTTGCCATTGCCGCCGCCGGTCAGGCCGATATCGGTCTCACGCGCTTCGCCCGGACCGTTGACGACGCAGCCCAGCACCGAGAGCGAGAGCGGCGTGTTGATATGCTGCAACCGTTCTTCCAGCGCCTGGACGGTACGGATCACGTCGAAGCCCTGCCGTGCGCAGCTGGGGCAGGAGATGACCTTGACGCCGCGGGTGCGGATGCCGAGCGTCTTGAGCATCTCATAGCCGACCCGCACTTCCTCTTCCGGTTCGGCCGAGAGCGAGACGCGGATCGTGTCGCCAATGCCGGCCCAGAGCAGGTTGCCGATGCCGATCGCGCTCTTGACCGTGCCGCCGATCAGGCCGCCGGCTTCGGTGATGCCCAGATGCAGCGGGCAATCGACCGCATCGGCCAGCTGCATATAGGCCGCGACCGCCAGGAACACGTCGCTCGCCTTCACGGCGACCTTATATTCGTGGAAATCCTGGTCCTGCAGCAGCTTGATATGGTCGAGTGCGCTTTCGACCAGCGCTTCCGGGCAAGGCTCGCCATATTTTTCGAGCAGGTCGCGTTCCAGGCTGCCGGCGTTGACGCCGATGCGGATCGAGCAATTATTGGCCTTGGCGGCGTCCACCACTTCCTTCACCCGCGCGGCCGAACCGATATTGCCGGGATTGATGCGCAGGCAGGCAGCACCGGCATCGGCGGCTTCCAGCGCGCGCTTATAGTGGAAATGGATGTCGCCGACGATCGGCACGCGTGCGGCGCGGACGATCTGTTTCAGCGCCGCGGTCGATTCCTCGTCGGGGCAGGACACGCGGATGATGTCGACGCCGGCATCCTCGCAGCGACGGATCTGATCGATCGTCGCCTTGACGTCATGGGTCAGCGTGTTGGTCATGGTCTGCACCGTGACCGGCGCGCCGCCGCCCACGGGGACGTTGCCGACCATGATCTGCCGCGACTGCCGTCGGGCAATGTCGCGCCAGGGGCGCAGGCCGGGATTATGTTCGGACATGAAAAGGGGCTCCAGATCTCTGGAGCCCCCTATAAGCATTAAAGCGGCTTTTTAGAAGCGCGCGGTCAGCGATGCGGCAACCTGGTCCGCATTGCCGCTGGTCTGTGCCAGGGTCGTGGCGGTGACGGTGGCCGGCGACGGGTAATAGCTGTCGGGGCGGATGATGTTCGCCTTTTCCACCCAGGTATGGGCGTAGGCGACGTTCAGCGCGAAGGCCGGCGAGATATTCCAGGTCGCGCCGCCGGTCAGCCACACGCGGTCGCCATCGGGCACGCGGGTGGTCAGATGCTGCGGATTGGTCGGCGAACGGTCGAACATGGTGCCAGCGCGCAACGTGAAGGCGGGGCTGAAATCATATTCGCCGCCCAGGCTGACGCTGTAGCTGTCCTTGTAATCCAGTTCCTTGTTGGTGGTGCCGGTGGCCGAGGTGACCGCGATCCCCTTGAAGCTGGACCAGCCATACCATTTGCCGGTGATCATCGCGCGCAGGTTCGGCGTCAGCTTGTGCATGAAGGACACGGTGACGATATCGGGCAGGTCCAGCGGTGCCGAGGCATCGAACTCGCCATTGGCGGCGCTGAGCGGCGTCACCAGACCGGAAATGGTCTGGGTGCCTTTGAGCTTGTGGTTGATGCCCGACCGATAGTGGACGCCGACATTGGTGGTGCCGTTGGTGTAGAACAGGCCGGCGTTCCAGCCGACGGTCCAGTCATCACCCTTCAGCTTGGTGAAGCCGTCGGTGGTGACCAGCGGCGACACCTGCGGCAGCGCGTTGGTCAGGTTCGCCTTCACATATTGCACGTCGACGCCGCCGCCGATCGAGAAATTGTCGTTCAGCTTGAACGCGGCCGACGGCTGGATGTTGTAGGTCTTGAGATCGGTGTAGATCGAGTCATAGCGACCGAAGAAACCGTCATCATATTCCAGCTTCAGGCCGAAGGGCGCGTTGACGCCGAGGCCCAGCCACAGCCGGTCGGTGACCTGCGCCGAGGCGTAGAAATTGGGGACCGGGATGACGCTTTCGAACGGCTGGCCACCGTCATTGCCGGTGACCGGCACGCGGGCGGTCGAACCGGGGATCGAGCGGTAGCTGCCACGGTTGGTCTGGTGGGCGGAAGCCATCAGCGCGTTGACGCC
This window encodes:
- a CDS encoding outer membrane protein transport protein; translation: MSLRRRILPTILLTGAIVAPMPALAGGFYLQEQSPVETGRAMAGGAAAGDDPSTIYFNPAAMTQLSGVQVSAGVNALMASAHQTNRGSYRSIPGSTARVPVTGNDGGQPFESVIPVPNFYASAQVTDRLWLGLGVNAPFGLKLEYDDGFFGRYDSIYTDLKTYNIQPSAAFKLNDNFSIGGGVDVQYVKANLTNALPQVSPLVTTDGFTKLKGDDWTVGWNAGLFYTNGTTNVGVHYRSGINHKLKGTQTISGLVTPLSAANGEFDASAPLDLPDIVTVSFMHKLTPNLRAMITGKWYGWSSFKGIAVTSATGTTNKELDYKDSYSVSLGGEYDFSPAFTLRAGTMFDRSPTNPQHLTTRVPDGDRVWLTGGATWNISPAFALNVAYAHTWVEKANIIRPDSYYPSPATVTATTLAQTSGNADQVAASLTARF
- the ispG gene encoding flavodoxin-dependent (E)-4-hydroxy-3-methylbut-2-enyl-diphosphate synthase gives rise to the protein MSEHNPGLRPWRDIARRQSRQIMVGNVPVGGGAPVTVQTMTNTLTHDVKATIDQIRRCEDAGVDIIRVSCPDEESTAALKQIVRAARVPIVGDIHFHYKRALEAADAGAACLRINPGNIGSAARVKEVVDAAKANNCSIRIGVNAGSLERDLLEKYGEPCPEALVESALDHIKLLQDQDFHEYKVAVKASDVFLAVAAYMQLADAVDCPLHLGITEAGGLIGGTVKSAIGIGNLLWAGIGDTIRVSLSAEPEEEVRVGYEMLKTLGIRTRGVKVISCPSCARQGFDVIRTVQALEERLQHINTPLSLSVLGCVVNGPGEARETDIGLTGGGNGKHMVYLSGVTDHTIQDADMVDHIVRLVEAKAAEIEAAASDAGQVQAAE
- a CDS encoding DMT family transporter; this encodes MDRPLSSPRSPSVLLPFLICCLGVALFSVMDAAMKGLSLSIGLYNALLWRAITGSLLGLVLMLATRQRWPNRSVLRLHLLRGVVVALMASFFFWAIMRLPLAEAIALSFIAPLIALYLAALLLKERIGRQAIGASLLGLVGVGIILSGRMRGDYDGDALMGAGAVLLSAMLFAWNLILQRQQAQLASPIEVAFFQHLVMLGVFAIGAPAWAIVPTGTAVPLVLLAAVLAFTSLAALAWAYARAEAQRLIPVEYTAFVWAAIFGWLAFGEQLTLTTLAGALLIVAGCLIAARTKRADIAHVEAGAA